The following coding sequences lie in one Gloeomargarita sp. SKYB120 genomic window:
- a CDS encoding NAD(P)-dependent oxidoreductase, whose translation MTKRIFITGGSGCVGHYVADLLIHQTDYELFFLIRRPEKLHFHFQSRPGVHLIVGDLQDAAPYAHLLPTMDAAILLATQWGGDATFDVNVTGNLRIMKALDPDRCEQVIYFSTASILDRQLQLLPEAKTLGTEYIRSKYTCYEALTDLPIYPRITVMFPTLIVGGEPGKPASHVVTELDQLPRWLWWLRWLRADACFHFIHAQDIAQVVAYFLAHPPAGFRQFVLGNDVIFVNQALQELCGYFGMRLPPWQLNLTPERVAFFLKLARRLGMQILPWDEFCAKYRYFCYEPVMNPAKLGLPSRCRTLTELLQVLGVHKS comes from the coding sequence ATGACTAAGCGCATTTTCATCACAGGCGGCAGTGGGTGCGTGGGGCACTATGTGGCGGATTTATTGATTCATCAAACGGACTATGAACTGTTTTTTCTGATTCGCCGCCCCGAAAAATTGCACTTTCATTTCCAGAGCCGTCCAGGCGTGCATCTGATTGTAGGAGATTTGCAAGATGCAGCGCCCTACGCCCACCTGTTACCCACTATGGATGCCGCCATCTTACTGGCAACCCAATGGGGGGGCGATGCCACTTTTGATGTAAATGTCACCGGTAATTTACGAATCATGAAAGCGCTAGACCCTGACCGGTGCGAGCAGGTGATTTATTTTTCCACCGCCAGCATTCTTGACCGGCAATTGCAGTTACTTCCCGAAGCCAAAACATTAGGCACCGAGTACATTCGCTCTAAATACACTTGTTACGAAGCCCTCACTGATTTGCCAATTTACCCCCGGATAACTGTGATGTTTCCCACGCTGATTGTTGGGGGTGAACCAGGCAAGCCGGCTAGTCATGTTGTGACAGAACTGGACCAGTTACCTCGCTGGTTATGGTGGCTGCGGTGGTTGCGGGCCGATGCGTGTTTTCATTTCATCCATGCCCAAGATATTGCCCAGGTGGTAGCTTACTTTTTAGCCCATCCTCCTGCGGGATTCCGGCAATTTGTGTTGGGCAATGACGTGATCTTTGTGAACCAAGCGCTCCAGGAATTGTGTGGTTATTTTGGTATGCGTTTACCCCCCTGGCAACTGAACCTGACACCAGAACGAGTGGCATTTTTCCTGAAGCTGGCGCGCCGGTTGGGAATGCAGATTTTACCGTGGGATGAGTTTTGTGCAAAGTACCGCTATTTCTGCTATGAACCTGTCATGAATCCGGCAAAATTGGGGTTACCATCTCGCTGTCGCACTCTGACAGAATTGCTACAGGTTTTAGGGGTTCATAAAAGTTGA
- the hemE gene encoding uroporphyrinogen decarboxylase translates to MTPRDTYLLKSTRKLPLPRPPVWMMRQAGRYMRAYRELRERYPSFRQRSETPELAVEISLQPFRAFAPDGVILFSDILTPLPGMGIDFDIIESRGPIIDPPIRTAEQIRQLRPLEPAVSLPFIGQILRTLRAEIGDRATLLGFVGAPWTLAAYVVEGQSSRDYTVIKSLAYHEPQVLHQLLGFFAEQIATYVIYQIEQGAEVVQIFDSWAGQLSPLDYRTFVLPYQQKLVQKVKAVHPETPLILYIYGSGAILELMAQSGVDVISLDWTVEMGAARRRLGDLCVQGNLDPGVLFGPPALIRERVKEIIQQAGPVGHIMNLGHGVLATTPEDHVRVFFETVKQTNWFDD, encoded by the coding sequence ATGACCCCCCGTGACACCTACCTGCTCAAAAGCACCCGCAAGCTACCTTTGCCCCGGCCTCCCGTCTGGATGATGCGGCAAGCCGGGCGGTACATGCGGGCCTACCGGGAGTTGCGGGAACGGTATCCCAGTTTTCGCCAGCGCTCCGAGACTCCCGAATTGGCGGTAGAAATTTCCTTGCAGCCCTTCCGCGCCTTTGCCCCCGATGGAGTCATCTTGTTTTCCGACATTCTCACACCCTTGCCGGGGATGGGGATTGATTTTGACATCATCGAAAGTCGCGGCCCCATCATTGACCCCCCCATCCGTACTGCTGAACAAATCCGGCAATTGCGCCCCCTCGAACCAGCGGTTTCGCTGCCGTTTATCGGCCAAATTTTACGCACATTGCGGGCAGAGATTGGGGATAGAGCGACGCTGTTGGGATTTGTGGGCGCTCCCTGGACCTTGGCCGCCTATGTCGTCGAAGGGCAAAGCTCCAGAGATTACACCGTGATCAAGTCCCTGGCCTACCATGAACCCCAGGTGCTGCACCAATTGCTGGGTTTTTTCGCCGAACAAATTGCCACCTACGTCATCTATCAAATTGAACAGGGCGCGGAAGTCGTGCAAATTTTTGATTCGTGGGCCGGGCAATTGTCGCCGTTGGACTACCGCACCTTTGTCTTGCCCTATCAACAAAAGCTGGTGCAAAAAGTTAAAGCGGTTCACCCCGAAACGCCCTTAATTCTGTACATCTATGGCAGCGGGGCGATTTTGGAATTGATGGCCCAAAGTGGGGTAGATGTCATTAGTTTGGATTGGACGGTGGAAATGGGGGCAGCACGGCGACGGTTGGGGGATCTGTGCGTGCAGGGGAATCTGGACCCTGGTGTACTGTTTGGGCCGCCAGCGCTGATTCGCGAACGGGTCAAGGAAATCATTCAGCAGGCGGGGCCAGTGGGACACATTATGAATTTGGGGCATGGGGTATTGGCGACGACACCAGAAGACCATGTGCGCGTATTTTTTGAAACGGTGAAGCAAACCAATTGGTTTGATGACTAA
- a CDS encoding ABC transporter ATP-binding protein: MPVTVLQTEHLTKTYRTGFWLTQKITSLNGVSLTVYGGETFGLLGPNGAGKTTFMKLVLGIIRPTAGGGTVLGRPLGDRLVKARIGYLPENPYLYESLTGWECLELMATLHQVPPSVQKQRLPQLLDLVGLAQSAARKKTLRRYSKGMLQRIGLAQALVNDPDLVLLDEPMSGLDPLGRYQVREIILQLKHQGKTIFFNTHILSDVEQLCDRIAILARGELLAVGTLAELLGTGHTYHVRGRGGTQEDLAPWLDQLEYQGGFWQGQLRRSLPEFVQHVAGIGGEIISLNLERQSLEEFFVQQLRQRGYTQSV; encoded by the coding sequence ATGCCTGTCACCGTTTTACAAACAGAGCACCTGACCAAAACCTATCGCACCGGTTTTTGGTTAACTCAGAAAATTACATCCCTCAACGGCGTGAGTTTGACGGTTTATGGGGGCGAAACCTTTGGGTTGCTCGGGCCAAATGGGGCGGGGAAAACCACGTTTATGAAATTGGTTTTGGGGATTATTCGCCCAACCGCCGGCGGGGGCACGGTCCTGGGACGACCACTGGGGGACCGGCTGGTCAAGGCACGGATTGGTTATTTACCAGAAAACCCCTATTTGTATGAATCGCTGACGGGCTGGGAGTGCTTGGAATTGATGGCCACGTTGCATCAAGTGCCCCCATCTGTCCAAAAACAGCGTTTGCCCCAACTCTTGGATTTGGTGGGTTTGGCCCAGTCGGCGGCTCGCAAAAAAACGCTCCGTCGTTATTCCAAAGGGATGTTGCAGCGGATTGGCCTGGCCCAGGCGCTGGTCAATGACCCGGATTTGGTTTTACTGGATGAACCCATGTCGGGGTTGGACCCCCTAGGGCGTTACCAGGTGCGGGAAATTATCTTGCAGTTGAAACACCAGGGCAAAACGATTTTTTTCAACACCCATATCTTGTCGGATGTGGAGCAACTGTGCGACCGGATTGCTATTTTGGCGCGGGGGGAATTGTTAGCGGTGGGCACGCTGGCGGAATTACTGGGCACGGGCCACACCTACCACGTACGCGGGCGCGGCGGCACACAGGAAGACCTAGCTCCCTGGTTAGACCAACTGGAGTACCAAGGGGGATTTTGGCAAGGGCAACTGCGCCGCTCACTGCCGGAATTCGTGCAGCATGTGGCAGGAATTGGCGGCGAAATTATCAGCCTGAACCTGGAGCGGCAATCGCTGGAGGAATTTTTTGTGCAACAACTGCGACAACGGGGCTACACCCAGAGCGTTTAA